Below is a genomic region from Borreliella mayonii.
GTAGAATTCTCAAAATTAATAATACAGATGGCAACAATATTATCACTTTTAACAACTAAGGGGGTTTTATGGCCGATGATCAAGAAAAATTACTAATTGATGAAGAAGAAACGGTTCAAATTAAAGATTTAAATAAGGTTACGACTGTTAACAATACTGATCTTTTACTGCTTGATGATGGAGCTGCAAGCAGCAACGCTATCACCTTTAAAAACTTTTTAGATACTTCTAAAGACAAAATATTTAAAGGAGAAGGATTAGACTATTTTAAGCAGATAATTAAGTCTACAATTGCCGAAGAACTTGCAGCTGATAAAGATTTTGTAGAAAAAATTTATGCTAAAATAACGGACAAATTAATTAACAACGATTCTACTAATATTTCTAACCTTTTTAGTAAAATTAAATCACGCCTTACAAATAGCATATCATCAGCTACTCTATCTAGAAATGATGATCTTTTGATAATGTCTTCTTCAAGTATTCAAAAAACACCCGTTCCAAAACAACTGCTTGGAGTACCATCGGATTTTTCACATGGAAGAGATTTTGCATACGGACCAACGCTTTATTCGTCTGACTACAATAACAAATCAATAATTATTAAGTTGGAGCACACTAATAATGCAACTCTTATTTTTTATAAATATAATGATAATGACCCCATTTACCTTGATATTGAGCTTGACGTAGAACACTACAGTAATAGCGAGAGTAAAGTACTTTATCTAAGATATTCCGATGAAAGGGAATCAAGTATGGTTTATGAGCAATCAGACGCTCCCCAAGGACTATCTAGTAGATTTCCCATGTATAAAGGATGGTATATTCAAAAAAGAGCCTACCAGTCAGGAAGTTCAATTCCGGTTCTTTTAAAACTGTAATCTTTTTTAGCAAAAATTATGGTTTTGATATATAATATACATATAAAAATAAAAAATTAAAATAAAGGATTAAAAATGGATAGTATTAAATTAACTGAACTTCTTATCAATTTAAATGAAATTAAACTTATAGCAGTAATGATTTTTGCCACAATACTAATTCTTGGAGTACTAATTCTTCTAAAGCCCTTACTAAAAGATATATTAACTATAGTAATGGGCAAGATTTTTAAGAATGGGAATGGAAATGGCAATACTCATATTAAAAAAAGAGATTAACTAATGAAATTATCTAAAGA
It encodes:
- a CDS encoding DUF685 domain-containing protein; translated protein: MADDQEKLLIDEEETVQIKDLNKVTTVNNTDLLLLDDGAASSNAITFKNFLDTSKDKIFKGEGLDYFKQIIKSTIAEELAADKDFVEKIYAKITDKLINNDSTNISNLFSKIKSRLTNSISSATLSRNDDLLIMSSSSIQKTPVPKQLLGVPSDFSHGRDFAYGPTLYSSDYNNKSIIIKLEHTNNATLIFYKYNDNDPIYLDIELDVEHYSNSESKVLYLRYSDERESSMVYEQSDAPQGLSSRFPMYKGWYIQKRAYQSGSSIPVLLKL
- a CDS encoding BlyA family holin; this translates as MDSIKLTELLINLNEIKLIAVMIFATILILGVLILLKPLLKDILTIVMGKIFKNGNGNGNTHIKKRD